The proteins below are encoded in one region of Bremerella sp. P1:
- a CDS encoding ExbD/TolR family protein, giving the protein MKIKKKKREMLEGDLTPMIDMTFQLIAFFMVLINFTQADQNKKIQLPQSELAKPPEVPFENAITLQMYQDGLAYFDGNDYTMDALRQRLVVEKQIADDFKADIGGAKSVTVIIRGDGRVATGKVQEMIKLCQDVGFEKFALRAKEEAPN; this is encoded by the coding sequence ATGAAGATCAAGAAGAAGAAACGGGAGATGCTCGAGGGGGACCTTACCCCGATGATCGACATGACGTTTCAGTTGATCGCATTCTTTATGGTGCTGATCAACTTTACCCAGGCCGATCAGAACAAAAAGATTCAGCTCCCGCAGAGTGAACTGGCGAAGCCGCCGGAAGTTCCCTTCGAAAACGCCATTACCCTGCAGATGTACCAGGATGGTCTGGCATATTTCGATGGCAACGACTACACCATGGATGCGCTGCGGCAACGGTTGGTCGTCGAAAAGCAAATTGCCGACGACTTCAAAGCCGACATAGGTGGTGCCAAGAGTGTGACTGTTATCATTCGTGGTGACGGCCGAGTGGCGACCGGCAAAGTGCAAGAGATGATCAAGCTTTGCCAGGATGTCGGCTTTGAAAAGTTCGCCCTCAGGGCTAAAGAAGAAGCTCCCAACTAA
- the galE gene encoding UDP-glucose 4-epimerase GalE, producing MRVLVTGGAGYIGSHTARKLAAEGHDVVVFDNLSAGHRGAVGKFPLVVGDLHDGEKLTTTLKEYNIESVIHFAAFALVGESVTNPAKYYQNNVVGTLSLLDAMRAADVSRIVFSSTCATYGIPASSPIDESFPQAPVNPYGFTKLAIEQALQDYAHAYGMAFAALRYFNAAGASPEGDIGEDHSPESHLIPLVLQVALGQRKSISIFGDDYPTDDGTCIRDYIHVDDLADAHLAAMQQISSDNCLKLNLGTGRGVSVQEIIQACREVTGMDIPAEIGPRREGDPPALVANADKAHRILNWQPKYMDVRETIETAWRWHQSHPHGFAQ from the coding sequence ATGCGCGTTCTTGTCACTGGCGGAGCAGGCTACATCGGTTCGCACACAGCCCGAAAACTGGCGGCTGAGGGACATGACGTTGTGGTCTTCGACAACCTGTCCGCTGGTCATCGCGGCGCAGTCGGCAAGTTTCCCCTGGTGGTCGGAGACCTCCACGACGGCGAAAAGCTGACCACCACCCTGAAAGAATACAACATAGAATCGGTGATCCACTTTGCTGCGTTCGCCCTGGTGGGCGAATCGGTCACCAACCCAGCCAAGTATTATCAAAACAACGTGGTCGGCACGCTGAGCCTGCTCGATGCGATGCGGGCTGCTGACGTGTCACGGATTGTTTTTTCCAGCACGTGTGCCACCTATGGTATTCCGGCATCTTCGCCGATCGACGAAAGCTTTCCGCAGGCACCCGTGAACCCATATGGCTTCACCAAATTGGCAATCGAACAAGCCTTGCAGGACTATGCCCATGCCTATGGGATGGCGTTTGCGGCGCTTCGCTACTTCAACGCGGCAGGGGCTTCGCCAGAAGGGGATATTGGCGAAGACCACTCGCCTGAGTCGCACTTGATCCCTTTGGTCTTGCAGGTCGCTTTAGGGCAACGTAAGTCGATTAGCATTTTCGGTGACGATTACCCCACCGACGACGGGACCTGCATCCGCGATTACATTCATGTCGACGATCTGGCCGACGCTCACTTGGCGGCCATGCAGCAGATTTCGTCGGACAATTGCCTGAAGCTCAACCTGGGAACGGGGCGCGGAGTCAGCGTTCAGGAGATCATTCAGGCCTGCCGAGAAGTCACTGGCATGGATATTCCTGCAGAAATTGGCCCCCGACGCGAGGGAGACCCCCCTGCCCTGGTAGCCAACGCCGATAAGGCCCATAGAATTCTTAATTGGCAGCCAAAGTACATGGACGTCCGCGAAACGATTGAAACTGCCTGGCGATGGCATCAATCGCATCCTCACGGATTCGCCCAGTAG
- a CDS encoding tetratricopeptide repeat protein encodes MRQILFQAVTMALIAGGPLLADSVRTESGAQTGTIVGATKDAVQLSKGGSNVEIPTNEIVEISLDAEPFDVKTARRMVQNGQFADAIDKLQGVEGGNNELVKQEIDFLRAYSMGKLALAGSGDRDKASQALLGFATSSSNSFHFYDVARMLGDLAVSGGDYASAAKYYGGLKSAPWPDYRMSAQVLAGRALLAQDKTAEAIANFDEVMAANATVSGAARQKSFAAVGKAKALAASGKPAEGITLAQKVVDNADPDDKELFGRAYNALGLCHLKQSNAKEALLAYLHTDILFYTDPEIHAEALYYLANIWKDLNDPDQATDARNLLNDRYPGSIWANRQ; translated from the coding sequence ATGCGTCAGATTCTCTTCCAAGCCGTCACCATGGCGCTCATCGCCGGTGGACCGCTGCTGGCCGATTCGGTTCGCACCGAAAGCGGCGCTCAAACGGGCACCATTGTTGGCGCAACCAAGGATGCCGTCCAACTGAGCAAGGGAGGCTCGAATGTTGAGATTCCCACGAACGAGATCGTTGAAATCTCGCTCGACGCAGAACCGTTCGACGTGAAGACTGCCCGCCGTATGGTTCAGAACGGTCAGTTCGCCGATGCGATCGACAAACTGCAAGGCGTCGAAGGTGGCAACAACGAACTGGTCAAACAGGAAATCGATTTCCTGCGGGCTTACTCGATGGGTAAGCTGGCCTTGGCTGGTTCGGGCGATCGCGACAAGGCCTCTCAGGCACTGCTGGGTTTTGCGACCAGTTCTTCTAACAGCTTCCACTTCTACGATGTTGCCCGGATGCTGGGTGATCTCGCCGTGAGTGGTGGCGACTATGCTTCGGCGGCCAAGTATTACGGTGGTCTGAAATCGGCTCCTTGGCCCGATTACCGCATGTCCGCCCAAGTCCTTGCGGGACGTGCATTGCTGGCCCAGGACAAAACGGCTGAAGCCATCGCTAACTTCGATGAAGTCATGGCGGCCAACGCAACCGTTTCGGGCGCTGCTCGCCAGAAGAGCTTCGCCGCTGTCGGCAAAGCCAAAGCCCTGGCAGCCAGCGGCAAGCCTGCCGAAGGTATTACGCTCGCGCAGAAAGTGGTCGATAACGCCGACCCAGATGATAAGGAACTGTTCGGTCGCGCCTACAACGCACTGGGGCTGTGCCATCTGAAACAGAGCAATGCGAAGGAAGCGTTGTTGGCTTACCTGCACACCGATATCCTTTTCTACACCGACCCGGAAATCCACGCGGAAGCGTTGTATTACCTCGCCAATATCTGGAAGGACCTGAACGATCCCGATCAGGCCACCGATGCACGAAACCTGCTCAATGACCGCTACCCCGGCAGCATTTGGGCTAATCGGCAATAA
- a CDS encoding 1-acyl-sn-glycerol-3-phosphate acyltransferase, with protein MQNIIIEKPYRFVPPHRGTRWPAFIQKFNLYGKYLQHFEGVKSYEVRNADRLKKSLDAKHGILLAPNHSRMSDPLVLGFLAKEVDCNLYSMASWHLFNQGWFKAWAIRVMGGFSIYREGVDRKSLATAVDAMVEADRPLVVFPEGSTTRTNDHLHALLDGVAFVARSAAKRRIKEGRGDTVIHPIGIKYVFQGDIDATVRPVLHEIEQRLGWRTSEELRLLERVERMGEGLFALEEIRYAGRAYSGDDMATRTSRLIDCILHPLEKEWLKVESTGNILPRIKALRSRMLPDMIEGKLSPEERSRRWMQLEDIYVAQQISCYIPNYLRDYPSIDRLLETVERYEEDLKDTTTVHGALKVIIDVEEPILVTDERRPKGDEDPLMSQLRDRLQAKMTELSKESKIYGSE; from the coding sequence ATGCAGAATATCATCATTGAAAAGCCATACCGATTTGTTCCGCCGCATCGCGGAACTCGCTGGCCTGCGTTCATCCAAAAATTCAATCTCTACGGAAAGTACCTCCAGCACTTTGAAGGCGTTAAGTCTTACGAGGTCCGCAACGCAGATCGACTGAAGAAGTCACTGGATGCCAAGCACGGTATTCTGTTGGCTCCCAATCATTCCCGCATGTCCGACCCGTTGGTGCTCGGCTTTCTGGCCAAAGAAGTCGACTGCAACCTCTACTCGATGGCCAGTTGGCACCTGTTCAACCAGGGATGGTTCAAGGCGTGGGCCATTCGCGTGATGGGTGGCTTCAGCATCTATCGCGAAGGGGTCGACCGAAAGTCCCTGGCAACAGCCGTTGATGCCATGGTCGAGGCCGATCGTCCGCTGGTCGTTTTCCCCGAGGGCTCCACGACTCGCACCAACGATCACCTGCACGCGCTTTTGGACGGAGTAGCCTTCGTCGCACGTTCGGCCGCCAAGCGACGCATCAAGGAGGGGCGCGGCGACACGGTGATCCATCCGATCGGCATTAAGTACGTCTTTCAAGGTGACATCGATGCGACGGTCCGCCCCGTGCTGCACGAGATCGAACAACGGCTTGGCTGGCGAACCTCGGAGGAACTTCGCCTGCTCGAACGCGTCGAACGCATGGGCGAAGGCTTGTTCGCACTGGAAGAAATTCGTTACGCGGGACGTGCCTACTCAGGCGACGATATGGCTACTCGCACGTCGCGATTGATCGATTGCATCCTGCATCCACTTGAGAAAGAGTGGCTGAAGGTCGAATCGACTGGCAATATCTTGCCGCGAATCAAGGCCCTTCGCTCGCGCATGCTGCCGGATATGATCGAAGGGAAACTCTCGCCTGAAGAGCGTTCGCGTCGTTGGATGCAATTGGAAGACATCTACGTCGCGCAGCAGATCTCGTGTTATATCCCCAATTACCTGCGAGACTATCCGAGCATCGATCGCCTGCTGGAAACGGTCGAGCGGTACGAAGAAGACCTGAAGGACACCACAACCGTTCATGGAGCGTTAAAGGTAATCATCGACGTCGAAGAACCGATTTTGGTCACCGATGAACGACGCCCCAAGGGAGATGAAGATCCGCTCATGTCGCAGCTACGCGACCGTCTTCAGGCCAAGATGACCGAACTCTCCAAAGAATCGAAAATCTACGGTTCCGAGTAA
- a CDS encoding MotA/TolQ/ExbB proton channel family protein: MLRRSQAFSLSLCVASVALMLGIFLTTQAVTAQDAAADAEPAAAEPAAAEPAANGETAAPAEAPKTVFEWVYTSLSYYFWIFMIISIVFVALLVMNIMNARRENVVPLALVESFEACLEENQVQEAYDMAKEDESFLGKVLSAGLEKVSQGYDKAIEAMQEVGEEENMKLDHRLSYLALIGTLSPMIGLFGTVDGMIKSFSVIARSGGTPDASQLANGISTALFTTLVGLALAIPAIAAYNILRNRVDRLALEVGITGEGLMSRFQNVGK; encoded by the coding sequence ATGTTGCGTCGATCTCAAGCGTTTTCCCTTTCCCTCTGCGTGGCTTCTGTGGCCTTGATGTTGGGTATTTTTCTGACCACTCAGGCAGTCACCGCTCAAGATGCGGCGGCGGACGCCGAGCCAGCTGCTGCCGAACCCGCCGCAGCGGAACCAGCTGCAAATGGAGAAACAGCCGCTCCAGCTGAAGCCCCCAAGACGGTCTTCGAATGGGTTTACACTTCGCTGAGCTATTACTTCTGGATCTTCATGATCATTTCCATCGTGTTCGTTGCCTTGCTGGTGATGAACATCATGAACGCCCGCCGCGAAAACGTGGTTCCATTGGCCCTGGTGGAAAGCTTTGAGGCCTGCCTGGAAGAAAACCAGGTCCAAGAGGCTTACGACATGGCAAAGGAAGACGAGTCGTTCCTCGGCAAGGTTCTTTCGGCTGGCCTGGAAAAGGTCTCGCAGGGCTACGACAAAGCCATTGAAGCGATGCAGGAAGTGGGCGAAGAAGAAAACATGAAGCTTGACCATCGCCTGAGCTACTTGGCCCTGATCGGTACGCTCAGCCCGATGATTGGCTTGTTCGGTACGGTCGACGGGATGATCAAGTCGTTTAGCGTGATCGCTCGTAGTGGTGGTACGCCGGACGCCTCGCAGCTTGCCAACGGTATTTCGACCGCTCTGTTCACCACGCTCGTTGGTTTGGCATTGGCCATTCCTGCGATTGCCGCCTACAACATCCTTCGCAATCGAGTCGATCGCCTGGCATTGGAAGTCGGTATCACCGGCGAAGGCCTGATGAGCCGTTTCCAAAACGTCGGCAAGTAA
- a CDS encoding tetratricopeptide repeat protein — MRITKQILLATGLLLAFSSVTTAKEPFDEFFNGLLQRGYHEQAIWYIESMADNPGLSDDVKKTLDYRKALAQIESARRSANLDSREALLVAAGDNLAKFLKASPQSDRVIDATIQRGNVLSDQARLAEARARREEKPADKKPFLDTAHTRYEEARKVFEDANKQIREALTALPKVLDPSKDAAKITFRDEMRASYIQTQLLASNCLFEMAKTLPEDNPDRKKQLEQAAKEFGETYSKYKSRLAGLYARLYEAQAQQALGKQKEAISIYVDDLMLLGDQPEQFRQVKLKAAIGLAEIWMAQDEQAKVLSDIAPWLADQQLRANQERDEDWLNIKLIVAKAYKKDADGRDNKDKKRGENRREALKLAVDVAKYPSEFQKEALQIRTDLQGEDAVAQDETEAKTFQEAVTAGRDLINEANTQSFAVKKMEADMKAAKDKATKDQLASQIEAEQKVVQDTFNQAESKFQQALQLADRDTPSDEVNGVQYFLSFLGFQDGDYWQTYARASFVAQRYPNSPSARPCSKMALACALRLFEDAPADDRAFELGLVQNTTDFMVKTWPDSEEAGQALLALIGFQLQQAGSKELSWEQQKAMLEAAEKSVAKIGDGTAAKADAQLKVGQTYWNLFLRGNALRREAKENPDAMGIPTEEQLTAIKDKTQSILSAGVDSYQGDDPDFSYVLGALSLIQVYTDIGEPEKAVALLEKKDVGLMGLVENKNPAATRPGIDQLIYKAAVRAYISALPNTTDSSKTEALMANAEKAMAQLKSLVGNDADSQKQLVAIYISLANDLKTQLDNANPNSKVALAGAFEKFLNRVAESSNEPNVLNWVGETFYNLGQSFSEDPTFTGDTKSFYNKAIAAFQQIIDKSGSGSLNPALVQQVRVRIAMAQREIGEYEQAIATFTDVLKEKNMMVNVQVEAAKTYYMWGLNGGDSKTFYQSLMGAEPNPETKQNVIWGWGRLQSILARYAQAGADPSPFKETFFECRYYLAACRYQFALSQSSNDKKDQYLAAAAKDITSTQSFDPTLGGDEWFQKFDTLMRKIQKDLTGEAKGLEKS, encoded by the coding sequence ATGCGGATTACCAAGCAGATTTTGCTCGCTACCGGCCTTCTTTTGGCGTTCTCGTCGGTGACGACGGCCAAAGAACCGTTCGACGAATTCTTTAATGGGCTCTTGCAGCGCGGGTACCACGAACAAGCGATCTGGTACATCGAGTCGATGGCCGACAATCCAGGTCTGTCGGACGACGTCAAAAAGACGCTCGACTATCGCAAAGCACTTGCTCAAATCGAATCGGCTCGCCGTAGTGCGAATCTAGACTCGCGGGAAGCACTGCTGGTTGCCGCCGGCGATAACCTGGCCAAGTTCCTCAAAGCCAGCCCTCAGAGCGATCGCGTGATCGATGCGACCATCCAACGCGGCAACGTCCTGTCAGACCAGGCTCGCTTGGCCGAAGCCCGAGCACGTCGCGAAGAAAAGCCGGCCGACAAGAAGCCTTTTTTGGACACGGCCCACACACGCTATGAAGAAGCACGAAAAGTCTTTGAAGACGCCAACAAGCAAATTCGTGAAGCGTTGACCGCCTTGCCCAAGGTGCTCGATCCTTCTAAGGACGCTGCGAAAATCACCTTCCGTGATGAAATGCGAGCCTCCTACATTCAAACGCAGTTGTTGGCATCCAATTGCCTCTTCGAGATGGCTAAGACCCTTCCCGAAGATAACCCCGATCGCAAGAAACAACTGGAACAAGCGGCGAAGGAATTCGGCGAAACGTACAGTAAGTACAAGTCGCGTCTAGCCGGCTTGTATGCTCGCTTGTATGAAGCTCAGGCTCAGCAAGCCTTGGGCAAACAGAAAGAAGCCATCTCCATCTACGTCGACGACCTGATGCTGTTAGGCGATCAGCCTGAGCAGTTCCGCCAAGTCAAGCTCAAAGCGGCAATCGGCTTGGCTGAGATCTGGATGGCGCAAGACGAACAAGCGAAAGTCCTCAGCGATATCGCACCGTGGCTGGCAGATCAACAACTGCGAGCCAACCAGGAACGTGACGAAGATTGGCTGAACATCAAGTTGATCGTCGCCAAGGCCTACAAGAAGGATGCTGACGGGCGAGACAACAAGGATAAGAAGCGGGGCGAAAATCGCCGCGAGGCATTGAAGCTGGCCGTCGATGTTGCCAAGTACCCCAGCGAGTTCCAGAAGGAAGCCTTGCAGATTCGGACCGACCTCCAAGGGGAAGATGCCGTTGCCCAAGATGAAACGGAAGCCAAAACCTTCCAGGAAGCCGTTACCGCAGGCCGCGACCTGATCAACGAAGCCAATACGCAAAGCTTCGCTGTGAAGAAGATGGAGGCCGACATGAAGGCCGCCAAGGACAAGGCCACCAAAGATCAGCTGGCCAGCCAGATTGAAGCGGAACAGAAAGTCGTTCAAGACACGTTCAACCAGGCGGAAAGCAAGTTTCAACAGGCCCTGCAACTGGCCGATCGCGATACGCCATCCGACGAAGTGAACGGCGTGCAGTACTTCCTCTCGTTCCTGGGCTTCCAGGATGGTGATTACTGGCAGACCTACGCTCGGGCTTCCTTTGTCGCTCAGCGTTATCCGAACAGCCCTAGTGCCAGACCATGTTCCAAAATGGCTTTGGCTTGTGCTCTGCGATTGTTCGAGGACGCGCCGGCCGACGATCGTGCATTCGAGTTGGGCCTGGTTCAAAACACGACCGACTTCATGGTCAAAACATGGCCTGATTCCGAAGAAGCCGGCCAGGCATTGCTGGCGTTGATTGGATTCCAATTGCAACAAGCCGGCTCCAAAGAGCTTTCCTGGGAACAACAAAAAGCCATGCTGGAAGCCGCCGAAAAGTCAGTCGCCAAAATTGGTGACGGAACGGCGGCGAAAGCGGATGCTCAGTTGAAGGTTGGGCAAACGTACTGGAATCTCTTTCTACGCGGCAACGCACTACGCCGCGAAGCCAAAGAGAATCCAGATGCCATGGGCATTCCTACTGAAGAACAACTGACCGCTATCAAGGATAAAACGCAGAGTATCCTCTCGGCTGGTGTCGATTCGTACCAAGGTGATGACCCCGATTTCAGCTATGTCCTCGGGGCGTTGTCCCTGATCCAGGTCTACACCGACATCGGCGAACCTGAAAAGGCGGTAGCGCTACTGGAAAAGAAGGACGTCGGCCTGATGGGGCTGGTCGAGAATAAGAACCCAGCCGCCACACGGCCTGGCATCGACCAGTTGATCTACAAGGCAGCCGTTCGTGCCTACATCTCGGCACTTCCCAATACGACCGATTCTTCCAAGACCGAAGCGTTAATGGCTAACGCTGAGAAGGCCATGGCTCAACTTAAAAGCCTGGTTGGTAACGATGCCGATAGCCAGAAGCAGTTGGTTGCCATTTACATCTCGCTGGCCAACGATCTGAAAACCCAGCTCGATAATGCGAACCCGAACTCGAAGGTAGCACTGGCAGGTGCGTTCGAGAAGTTCCTCAATCGCGTCGCCGAATCGAGCAACGAGCCGAACGTGCTGAACTGGGTTGGCGAAACGTTCTACAACTTGGGACAGAGCTTCTCGGAAGATCCAACTTTCACTGGAGACACCAAGAGCTTCTACAACAAGGCGATCGCTGCTTTTCAGCAGATTATCGACAAGTCTGGCAGCGGTTCGCTGAACCCAGCCCTGGTCCAGCAAGTTCGAGTTCGTATCGCCATGGCTCAGCGTGAAATCGGCGAGTACGAACAAGCCATCGCAACCTTCACGGATGTGCTGAAGGAAAAGAACATGATGGTCAACGTTCAAGTCGAAGCCGCAAAGACCTACTACATGTGGGGCCTCAACGGAGGAGACTCGAAGACGTTCTATCAATCGCTGATGGGGGCCGAACCCAATCCAGAAACCAAGCAGAATGTGATCTGGGGATGGGGTCGCTTACAATCCATTTTGGCACGCTACGCTCAAGCAGGTGCCGATCCTTCGCCGTTCAAAGAAACGTTCTTTGAATGTCGCTATTACCTGGCAGCCTGCCGATACCAATTCGCGTTGTCTCAATCGAGCAACGATAAGAAGGATCAATACCTGGCCGCAGCCGCCAAGGATATTACCTCGACCCAATCGTTTGACCCCACCTTGGGCGGCGACGAGTGGTTCCAGAAATTCGATACGCTCATGCGAAAGATCCAAAAGGACCTGACCGGTGAGGCCAAGGGCCTGGAAAAGTCGTAG
- a CDS encoding ExbD/TolR family protein, whose amino-acid sequence MKLRKNEVHGREKIDVPMTPMIDIVFQLLVFFIMTFKIVAMEGDFNINMPQAAAGAPSTSLQVPMKLKLRAGPNGALQSVALNNTSFNGSAREKFAQLQDAIVEQIGVADGPSSAQEESEIEIDADYQLQYTYVIEAITAVTGRIDPKTGEVQKLIEKIKFAPGAGG is encoded by the coding sequence ATGAAACTTCGCAAGAACGAAGTCCACGGACGCGAAAAGATCGACGTGCCGATGACACCGATGATTGACATCGTGTTTCAGCTCCTCGTCTTTTTTATCATGACGTTCAAAATCGTCGCGATGGAAGGGGACTTCAACATCAACATGCCACAGGCAGCGGCAGGTGCCCCGAGCACAAGCCTTCAGGTTCCTATGAAGCTGAAGCTGCGTGCCGGTCCGAATGGTGCCCTGCAATCGGTGGCACTCAACAACACGTCCTTCAATGGAAGTGCCCGAGAAAAGTTTGCCCAACTGCAGGATGCCATCGTCGAGCAAATCGGTGTCGCAGATGGCCCCAGCTCGGCACAGGAAGAATCGGAAATCGAAATCGATGCCGATTACCAACTTCAATACACCTACGTCATTGAAGCCATTACCGCCGTCACTGGTCGGATTGACCCCAAGACTGGCGAAGTGCAGAAGCTGATCGAGAAGATCAAGTTCGCACCCGGGGCTGGCGGTTAA
- the xerD gene encoding site-specific tyrosine recombinase XerD, with protein sequence MPRKLKLKLKRPLPQPEGERTERLIASMVTYLTTECHLSPNTIQAYSRDLQRFRTWLGPKNPTTLTIAQLSDYVAWLHSQNLAPASVARHIISLKVFFRYLQLEGVMQDNLAELLGCQKLWQKIPSVIPPYQIDDFLTAPWSEDPYWRRDRAILEVLYACGCRASEIAGLDAKNVHLNEGHCRLHGKGNKQRIVPLGKKAIAACRLYLEKERPKLAARGFDSPAFFLTRTGRPLRREAIWELVKKYARRAGIDPAVSPHTLRHSFATHLLAGGADLRQVQELLGHASIATTQIYTHVDQTRLKKVHAAFHPRA encoded by the coding sequence ATGCCCCGAAAATTAAAACTAAAACTCAAACGGCCGCTGCCCCAACCCGAAGGGGAACGAACGGAACGGCTGATCGCGTCGATGGTGACGTATTTGACCACCGAATGTCATCTGTCGCCCAATACGATCCAAGCTTATTCGCGAGATTTACAACGATTTCGGACATGGCTGGGGCCCAAAAATCCCACCACGCTAACCATTGCCCAGCTTTCCGATTACGTGGCATGGCTCCACTCGCAAAACCTGGCTCCCGCATCCGTTGCCCGGCACATCATCTCGCTGAAGGTCTTTTTCCGTTACCTTCAGCTAGAAGGGGTCATGCAGGACAACCTGGCGGAACTGCTGGGCTGCCAAAAGCTATGGCAGAAGATCCCGTCTGTGATCCCTCCCTATCAGATCGATGACTTTCTGACGGCCCCCTGGAGCGAAGATCCTTACTGGCGGCGGGATCGGGCGATCTTGGAAGTCTTATATGCTTGTGGATGCCGAGCCTCCGAGATCGCGGGCCTCGATGCAAAGAACGTTCACCTAAACGAAGGGCATTGCCGGCTGCACGGGAAAGGGAACAAGCAGCGGATCGTTCCGCTTGGCAAGAAGGCGATTGCTGCCTGTCGGCTCTACCTAGAAAAAGAACGTCCCAAGCTGGCTGCCCGAGGCTTCGACTCGCCAGCGTTCTTTCTGACCCGAACGGGTCGGCCCTTGCGGCGTGAAGCGATCTGGGAACTGGTGAAGAAGTATGCCCGCCGTGCCGGGATCGACCCAGCCGTCAGTCCGCATACACTACGGCATAGCTTCGCCACCCATCTGCTGGCCGGCGGTGCTGATCTGCGGCAAGTTCAAGAACTATTGGGGCACGCGAGCATCGCGACGACCCAAATCTACACGCACGTCGATCAGACGCGCCTAAAAAAAGTTCACGCCGCGTTTCATCCGCGAGCGTGA